One part of the uncultured Bacteroides sp. genome encodes these proteins:
- a CDS encoding aldose epimerase family protein produces MINTSMTHNNLSGLKREDFQKTINGKSTDLFILKNKNGMEIAVTNYGAATLSIMTPDKNGNYSNVILGHDSIDNVVNSPEPFLSTTIGRYGNRIAKGKFTLCGVEYTLATNNGPNSLHGGPKGFHAVVWDAEQKDDQTVEFKYTAQDGEEGFPGKLDVIMTYSLTDDNEFKISYKAKTDKTTLVNLTNHGFFNLAGIANPTPTVLNNILTINADHYTPIDDVCIPFGEIAKVEGTPLDFRTPHIVGDRINDKHQQIENGAGYDHCYILNKKEAGELSFAVKCVEPNSGRFMEVYTTEPGVQLYSGNWLNGFAGAHGATFPARSAICFEAQLFPDTPNNPHFPSATLNPGEEYTQVTIYKFGVE; encoded by the coding sequence ATGATAAACACTTCTATGACTCACAATAACCTATCAGGCCTTAAGCGTGAGGATTTCCAAAAAACAATAAACGGTAAATCAACTGATTTATTTATTCTAAAAAACAAAAATGGTATGGAAATAGCAGTTACTAATTATGGTGCTGCAACATTATCCATTATGACTCCGGACAAAAACGGAAACTACTCAAATGTTATTCTTGGACACGACAGTATAGACAATGTAGTAAATAGTCCTGAACCATTTCTTAGCACTACAATCGGACGATACGGTAACAGAATTGCCAAAGGAAAATTCACTTTATGCGGTGTTGAATATACACTTGCCACTAATAACGGACCTAATTCCCTGCATGGTGGACCAAAAGGATTTCATGCAGTAGTATGGGATGCTGAACAAAAAGATGATCAAACTGTAGAATTTAAATATACAGCCCAGGATGGTGAAGAAGGATTCCCAGGGAAACTGGATGTAATTATGACTTATTCATTAACAGATGATAATGAATTCAAAATAAGTTATAAAGCAAAGACAGACAAAACAACCCTCGTAAATCTTACCAATCACGGTTTCTTCAACCTCGCCGGCATAGCCAATCCTACCCCAACCGTTCTCAACAACATTCTTACAATAAATGCAGATCATTATACTCCTATTGATGATGTATGCATTCCTTTTGGAGAAATTGCCAAAGTAGAAGGTACTCCTCTTGATTTCAGAACTCCTCATATTGTGGGTGATCGTATTAATGACAAACATCAGCAAATTGAAAACGGAGCAGGATACGACCATTGCTATATATTAAACAAAAAAGAAGCAGGTGAATTAAGTTTCGCTGTAAAATGTGTAGAACCAAACAGCGGAAGATTTATGGAAGTATATACAACCGAACCGGGTGTACAGCTCTACTCAGGAAACTGGTTAAATGGTTTCGCCGGAGCTCATGGAGCTACTTTTCCTGCAAGAAGTGCAATATGCTTTGAAGCACAACTTTTTCCTGACACTCCTAACAACCCTCATTTCCCTTCAGCTACTCTGAACCCGGGAGAAGAGTATACTCAAGTAACTATTTACAAATTTGGAGTAGAATAA
- a CDS encoding glycoside hydrolase family 2 TIM barrel-domain containing protein, with protein MKRYNLICPAITAFLILLSVSCYGATSRIISSFNKNWTFHLGEVKEAFSPNFNDNSWRILNLPHDWAIEGQFSKDNPSGCGGGALPGGIGWYRKSFMIQSDVKGKKVFVDFNGVYMDSEVWINGTSLGKRPYGYISFRYDLTPYIKFGQKNVIAVRVDNSEQPNSRWYSGCGIYRNVWLTIANPIHVDQWGTYVTTPKVSGQQATIALSTKVKNDSKFVVTAQLSSFILNNKGAEVKRSVSTLKIKPGVVEETKQALDISNPELWTLENPYLYKVITEVSVGGKVVDKYETPLGIRYFKFDAQKGFMLNGVPIKIKGVCMHHDLGCLGAAVNTRAIQRQLEILKEMGCNGIRCSHNPPAPELLDLCDHLGFIVMDESFDMWRKKKTAHDYSRYFNEWHERDLTDHVLRDRNHPSVFMWSIGNEVLEQWTDASADTLDLQAANLLLNFKRDPKMLANRGDSMSVNSLLTLKLANMVKELDATRPITAGNNEPDPNNHLFRSKALDIIGFNYHESYFKDVSKNFPGKPFIVTEATSGLMTRGYYRMPSDSMYIWPSRWDIPFFDESLSCSSYDNCHVPWGTTHEDSWRSVKNNDFISGMYVWTGFDYLGEPTPYSWPARSSYFGIVDLAGFPKDVYYMYQSEWTKKDVLHVFPHWNWKEGETVDLWAYYNNADEVELFLNGASQGIRKKGKDDFHVVWHLKFAPGTIKVVSRKNGKEVLSKEIKTADAPAQITLSADRKQITADGKDLSFVTVEVKDKDGNLCPNADNLINFELKGAGTIVGVDNGSHISSESFKANFRKAFYGKCLVVIQSTENKGTITLKAASDKLKSNELIINSTK; from the coding sequence ATGAAAAGATATAATCTTATTTGCCCGGCAATAACAGCTTTTTTAATACTCTTGTCTGTTTCGTGTTATGGTGCTACATCTCGTATTATATCTAGCTTCAATAAAAACTGGACCTTTCATTTAGGCGAAGTAAAGGAAGCTTTCTCTCCAAATTTCAATGATAATTCGTGGCGTATTCTGAATCTTCCTCACGATTGGGCTATAGAAGGACAATTCAGTAAAGATAATCCTTCGGGCTGTGGAGGTGGAGCGTTGCCTGGTGGTATTGGCTGGTATCGCAAATCCTTTATGATACAATCTGATGTTAAAGGAAAAAAGGTCTTTGTAGACTTTAATGGCGTATATATGGATTCTGAAGTATGGATAAACGGTACTTCTTTGGGTAAACGCCCTTATGGTTACATATCTTTCCGCTATGATCTTACTCCTTATATTAAGTTCGGCCAGAAAAACGTGATTGCTGTGAGAGTTGATAATAGTGAGCAACCAAACTCTCGCTGGTATTCAGGATGTGGAATATACCGGAACGTGTGGCTGACTATTGCCAATCCTATTCATGTTGATCAATGGGGAACATATGTTACTACTCCAAAAGTTTCCGGTCAACAGGCAACTATTGCTCTTTCCACGAAAGTGAAAAATGATTCAAAGTTTGTTGTTACTGCACAACTAAGTTCGTTTATTCTGAATAACAAGGGTGCAGAAGTTAAGAGATCTGTCAGCACATTGAAAATAAAACCAGGAGTGGTCGAAGAAACAAAACAAGCTCTTGACATTTCCAATCCGGAACTTTGGACACTAGAGAATCCTTATTTATATAAGGTGATTACTGAGGTAAGTGTTGGCGGAAAAGTAGTAGATAAATACGAAACCCCATTGGGGATTCGCTATTTTAAATTCGATGCTCAGAAAGGATTTATGTTGAATGGTGTTCCAATAAAAATAAAAGGGGTGTGCATGCACCACGATTTAGGTTGCCTTGGTGCAGCTGTAAACACACGTGCCATTCAGCGACAGCTTGAAATTCTGAAAGAAATGGGTTGTAATGGAATTCGTTGCTCGCATAATCCTCCGGCTCCAGAATTGCTGGATTTATGTGACCACTTGGGGTTCATAGTTATGGATGAATCTTTTGATATGTGGCGCAAGAAAAAAACAGCGCACGATTATTCACGTTATTTTAATGAGTGGCACGAACGCGATTTGACGGATCACGTTCTTCGTGATCGCAATCACCCTTCTGTTTTTATGTGGAGTATTGGTAATGAGGTATTGGAACAATGGACGGATGCAAGCGCTGATACCCTGGACCTTCAGGCTGCAAATTTGCTACTGAACTTTAAGCGTGATCCAAAGATGCTCGCCAATAGGGGAGATTCCATGAGTGTAAATTCCTTGCTTACTTTAAAACTTGCCAATATGGTTAAGGAATTGGATGCAACACGTCCAATTACTGCCGGAAATAATGAGCCGGATCCTAATAATCATCTTTTCCGCTCTAAAGCATTAGATATTATTGGATTTAATTATCATGAATCATACTTTAAGGATGTTTCTAAGAATTTTCCGGGCAAGCCGTTTATCGTAACAGAAGCTACTTCAGGACTAATGACACGTGGTTATTATCGCATGCCAAGTGATAGTATGTATATATGGCCTTCTCGCTGGGATATTCCTTTCTTTGATGAGTCTTTATCTTGTTCTTCGTATGATAATTGTCATGTGCCTTGGGGAACTACTCATGAAGATAGCTGGAGATCGGTGAAGAATAACGATTTTATTAGCGGAATGTATGTGTGGACAGGTTTTGATTACCTTGGAGAGCCTACTCCTTACAGTTGGCCTGCCCGCAGTTCTTATTTTGGAATTGTAGATCTTGCCGGATTCCCAAAGGATGTATATTATATGTATCAGTCCGAATGGACTAAAAAAGATGTTCTTCACGTTTTCCCTCATTGGAACTGGAAAGAAGGTGAAACGGTTGACCTTTGGGCATACTATAATAATGCTGATGAAGTAGAACTTTTCCTTAACGGAGCATCTCAAGGCATAAGAAAAAAAGGAAAAGATGATTTTCATGTAGTGTGGCATCTGAAGTTTGCTCCCGGAACAATTAAAGTAGTTTCTCGTAAAAATGGAAAAGAAGTATTAAGTAAAGAGATAAAAACAGCAGATGCTCCTGCTCAGATTACCTTATCAGCAGATAGAAAACAGATTACAGCAGACGGCAAGGATCTTAGCTTTGTAACTGTAGAGGTAAAAGATAAAGATGGAAACCTCTGTCCTAATGCTGATAATCTGATTAATTTTGAACTGAAAGGAGCTGGAACTATTGTAGGAGTTGATAATGGTAGCCACATAAGCAGTGAAAGTTTCAAGGCTAATTTCCGGAAGGCCTTCTATGGTAAATGTCTGGTAGTAATTCAATCAACTGAAAATAAAGGGACTATCACACTGAAGGCAGCCTCAGATAAGCTGAAAAGTAACGAACTAATTATAAATTCAACAAAATAA
- a CDS encoding glycoside hydrolase family 3 C-terminal domain-containing protein encodes MKQKLIYAAIALTIGAASIKAQQVPAYLDQKQPIEVRVKDALSRMTLEEKVKLCTAQSKFSSHGVPRLGIPELWMSDSSSGIREEIQWDNWGNAGFTNDSCTAFPALTCLAATWNPKMSSIFGKAIGEEARYRRKDVLLGPGVNIFRTPLNGRNVEYMGEDPYLASTMVVPYVKGVQSNGVAACVKHYALNNQEVWRGNIDVELSDRALNEIYLPAFKAAIVEGGSWSIMGSYNKVRGEHACHNDFLLNKILKGEWKFDGCVISDWGGAHDTKEAVLNGLDIEMGSYTNGLSSGKKFAYDNYYLAADYLKGLKDGTYPMSTIDDKASRILRLIFRTAMNSDRPWGSFTSEEHYNVARTIAEEGIVLLKNEANKNKEMILPLDGNKYRSILVVGENATRGLCEAGGSSFTLKVKDEISPLAGLQAKYGDKVKYTKGYAAGKPIENHAGKLTVYADSLRTEAVKQAADADVVVFVGGLNKDRFLDSESTDRESIALPFGQNELINEMLKVNKNIIVVLISGNAVEMPWIKSVPSIVQAWYLGTESGNAIANVLTGEVNPSGKLPFSFPVKLTDNGAHSFGTIAYPGDSIKVVYKEDVLVGYRWHDAKKIPALFPFGHGLSYTQFKYGKVIADKKSISGTEEITVTIPVKNIGTVKGKEVVQLYIGDEKCSVIRPVKELKDFQKIELAPGEEKIVSFKIGKDALKFFNESLHDWTVEPGAFKVYIGSSSTDIRSIVNFVFN; translated from the coding sequence ATGAAACAGAAATTAATTTATGCAGCAATAGCTCTTACAATAGGAGCTGCTTCAATAAAGGCTCAGCAAGTGCCTGCGTATCTGGACCAGAAACAGCCGATTGAAGTGCGGGTTAAAGATGCACTTTCACGTATGACGCTCGAAGAGAAGGTAAAACTATGTACAGCACAATCAAAATTTAGCAGCCACGGTGTGCCTCGTCTGGGTATTCCTGAACTTTGGATGAGTGACAGTTCTTCTGGTATTCGCGAAGAAATACAATGGGATAATTGGGGAAATGCCGGTTTTACCAATGATTCTTGTACAGCTTTTCCGGCACTTACTTGTTTAGCTGCGACATGGAATCCAAAAATGTCGTCTATTTTTGGTAAAGCAATCGGCGAAGAAGCTCGTTACCGCAGAAAAGATGTATTATTAGGACCAGGTGTGAATATTTTCCGAACTCCACTCAATGGCCGAAATGTTGAGTATATGGGCGAAGATCCATATCTTGCTTCCACTATGGTGGTTCCTTATGTGAAAGGTGTACAGTCTAACGGTGTTGCTGCTTGTGTGAAACACTATGCCTTGAATAATCAGGAAGTCTGGCGTGGAAATATTGATGTAGAGTTAAGTGATCGTGCTCTGAATGAAATCTATCTTCCAGCATTTAAAGCTGCAATTGTTGAAGGTGGAAGCTGGAGCATAATGGGCTCATATAATAAGGTTCGTGGAGAACATGCCTGTCACAACGATTTTTTGCTGAATAAGATTCTAAAAGGTGAATGGAAATTTGACGGATGTGTCATTTCCGATTGGGGTGGTGCACACGATACTAAAGAAGCTGTTCTTAACGGATTGGATATTGAAATGGGGTCGTATACCAATGGTCTTAGTTCTGGCAAGAAGTTTGCTTATGATAATTACTATTTAGCAGCTGATTACCTGAAAGGATTAAAAGACGGTACTTATCCAATGAGTACTATTGATGATAAAGCGAGCCGCATTCTTCGACTGATATTCCGCACAGCAATGAATAGTGATCGTCCCTGGGGATCTTTTACCAGTGAAGAACATTATAACGTGGCTCGTACAATTGCTGAAGAAGGTATTGTTCTTTTAAAAAATGAGGCTAATAAGAACAAAGAAATGATTCTTCCTTTAGATGGCAATAAATATCGTTCCATTCTGGTTGTAGGAGAGAATGCAACTCGTGGTTTATGTGAAGCCGGAGGATCATCTTTTACTCTAAAAGTGAAAGATGAAATTTCTCCGTTGGCCGGACTGCAAGCTAAGTATGGTGATAAAGTAAAATATACCAAAGGATATGCTGCTGGTAAACCGATAGAAAATCATGCTGGCAAACTAACTGTTTATGCTGATTCACTTCGTACAGAAGCTGTGAAACAGGCAGCAGATGCTGATGTAGTTGTTTTTGTTGGCGGATTAAATAAGGACCGTTTCCTGGATAGTGAAAGTACTGACCGCGAATCTATTGCTCTTCCTTTTGGTCAAAATGAATTAATTAACGAGATGCTGAAAGTAAATAAGAATATCATCGTAGTTCTTATAAGTGGAAATGCAGTTGAAATGCCTTGGATAAAGAGTGTTCCAAGTATTGTGCAGGCATGGTATCTCGGCACTGAATCTGGCAATGCTATTGCCAATGTTCTTACCGGAGAGGTTAATCCAAGTGGAAAGCTACCGTTCTCATTTCCTGTGAAACTGACCGATAACGGTGCACATTCATTTGGAACTATTGCTTATCCGGGAGACAGTATCAAAGTTGTGTATAAAGAAGATGTTTTGGTTGGTTATCGTTGGCACGATGCTAAAAAGATTCCCGCTCTTTTCCCTTTTGGACATGGATTGAGTTACACTCAGTTTAAATATGGAAAGGTAATTGCCGATAAGAAGAGTATTTCGGGAACAGAGGAGATAACTGTAACGATTCCGGTTAAGAATATTGGAACTGTAAAAGGTAAAGAAGTTGTTCAACTTTATATTGGTGATGAAAAGTGCAGCGTAATTCGTCCTGTAAAAGAATTGAAGGACTTTCAAAAGATAGAACTTGCTCCCGGAGAGGAAAAGATTGTTTCTTTTAAAATAGGAAAGGATGCTCTAAAATTCTTTAATGAGTCATTACATGACTGGACAGTAGAACCAGGAGCCTTTAAGGTATATATTGGTTCTTCTTCAACAGATATTCGTTCTATAGTAAATTTTGTGTTTAACTAG
- a CDS encoding TIM-barrel domain-containing protein — MRNLFIYLLAGILFMSCAKPDFEKTADGLIVHIKKEKSFELNQVRLQVINDKIIHVSATPDDKFSNEKSLIVVPKTGKQTPFTVEEKNNCAVLSTASLKAFVNLKTGEVNFTDMKGNSILRENKGGGKSFTPIEVEGTKGYTMRQVFESPDDEAFYGLGQHQSDEFNYKGKNESLFQYNTKVSVPFVLSNKNYGILWDNYSLSKFGDDREYAQLNQFKLFDANGKEGGLTATYVPDPKSGKATVTRTESTVDYEDIKTIKNLPANFPFDGANVTYSGELEANESGVYRFWLYYAGYTEVYINNVKVVQERWRTAWNPNSYKFTVNLEKGKRVPIRIEWKPDGGVSYMALKALSPVPDSQQYKLALYSEMGNEINYYFIKGINMDDVIGGYRKLTGKSQIMPKWAMGYWQSRERYKTQDELLGVLKEFRKRQIPIDNIVLDWNYWPEDAWGSHGFDLKRFPDAKAMIDSVHQMNAKIMISVWPKFYATTANYKEFDKNGWMYHQAVKDSIRDWVGPGYVGSFYDPYSVGARKLFWEQMREKLYSKGIDAWWMDASEPNVRDCTDMEYRKKLCGPTSLGPSTKYFNTYALMNAQAIYEGQRGVDPDKRVFLLTRSGFAGLQRYSTATWSGDIATRWEDMKAQISAGLNFSMAGIPYWTMDIGGFCVEKRYEKGQRVFDKTGNENADLKEWRELNTRWYQFGAFAPLFRAHGQFPYREVYNIAPDNHPAYQSIVYYTKLRYSMMPYIYSLAGMTYFKDYTIMRALVMDFEKDVKVNNIGDQYMFGPALMVCPVYQYGARSREIYFPETTGWYDFYTGKYIRGGQKLNIAAPYERIPLFVREGAIIPFGPDMQYSNEKPADKITLFVYGGKDGSFKLYEDEGDNYNYEKGKYAAIEFTYNELSKTLIIGDRKGEFNGMLKNRTFNVVYVNQANSKAFDLKEKGKTVKYNGTKQVIKL; from the coding sequence ATGAGAAACTTATTTATTTATTTATTAGCCGGAATATTGTTTATGTCTTGTGCAAAACCGGATTTTGAAAAAACAGCTGATGGGCTTATTGTACATATAAAGAAGGAAAAAAGCTTCGAATTGAATCAAGTAAGATTGCAGGTTATTAATGATAAAATAATTCATGTGTCTGCTACTCCTGATGATAAATTTTCGAATGAAAAGAGCTTGATTGTTGTACCTAAAACCGGTAAGCAAACTCCTTTTACTGTTGAAGAAAAGAATAATTGTGCGGTTCTTTCCACTGCATCTTTAAAGGCTTTTGTAAATTTAAAGACTGGTGAAGTTAATTTCACCGATATGAAAGGGAACTCTATTCTTCGTGAAAATAAAGGCGGAGGTAAATCTTTTACTCCAATTGAAGTGGAGGGTACCAAAGGTTACACTATGCGTCAGGTTTTTGAATCTCCTGATGATGAAGCTTTCTACGGACTAGGACAACATCAGTCTGATGAATTTAATTATAAAGGTAAGAATGAATCTCTTTTTCAGTATAACACGAAAGTGTCTGTACCTTTTGTTCTCTCAAACAAAAATTATGGAATTTTGTGGGATAACTACTCATTGAGTAAATTTGGTGATGATCGTGAATATGCTCAACTAAATCAATTTAAACTTTTCGATGCAAATGGTAAAGAAGGTGGATTGACTGCTACTTATGTTCCTGACCCAAAGAGTGGGAAAGCAACTGTGACCCGTACAGAATCTACTGTTGATTATGAAGATATTAAAACAATAAAGAATCTTCCGGCTAATTTCCCGTTCGATGGTGCTAATGTAACTTACAGTGGTGAGCTTGAGGCTAATGAAAGTGGTGTTTATCGTTTTTGGTTGTACTATGCAGGTTATACTGAAGTATATATTAATAATGTAAAGGTCGTTCAGGAACGCTGGCGTACAGCATGGAATCCAAATAGCTATAAGTTTACTGTGAATCTGGAAAAAGGAAAACGTGTTCCAATACGAATTGAATGGAAACCTGATGGTGGCGTTTCTTATATGGCATTGAAAGCATTGAGTCCTGTTCCGGATAGTCAACAGTACAAACTTGCTCTTTATAGTGAAATGGGTAATGAAATAAATTACTATTTCATTAAGGGTATAAATATGGATGATGTGATTGGCGGGTATCGTAAGCTGACCGGCAAATCTCAGATTATGCCAAAGTGGGCAATGGGATACTGGCAAAGTCGTGAACGTTATAAAACTCAGGATGAATTGCTGGGTGTATTGAAGGAATTCCGTAAACGTCAGATCCCTATTGATAATATTGTGCTCGACTGGAATTACTGGCCGGAAGATGCATGGGGAAGTCACGGTTTTGATTTGAAACGTTTCCCGGATGCAAAAGCTATGATTGACTCTGTTCATCAGATGAATGCAAAGATTATGATTTCTGTTTGGCCTAAATTCTATGCTACTACAGCAAATTATAAAGAATTCGACAAGAATGGATGGATGTATCATCAAGCTGTAAAAGATAGTATTCGTGACTGGGTTGGACCGGGGTATGTCGGTTCTTTCTATGATCCTTATTCTGTTGGTGCCCGTAAGCTTTTCTGGGAACAGATGAGAGAAAAGCTTTACTCAAAGGGTATTGATGCATGGTGGATGGATGCTTCCGAGCCTAATGTTCGTGATTGTACTGACATGGAATACCGAAAGAAGTTGTGTGGTCCTACTTCTTTGGGTCCTTCAACTAAATATTTTAATACGTATGCCTTAATGAATGCACAGGCAATTTATGAAGGACAAAGAGGGGTAGATCCTGATAAGCGTGTTTTCCTTTTAACTCGTTCGGGATTTGCCGGACTGCAACGTTATTCTACTGCTACATGGAGTGGAGATATTGCTACCCGATGGGAAGATATGAAGGCGCAAATTTCTGCAGGACTTAATTTCTCAATGGCTGGTATACCATACTGGACTATGGATATTGGTGGTTTCTGCGTAGAAAAAAGATATGAAAAGGGTCAACGGGTGTTTGATAAGACCGGAAATGAAAATGCCGACCTGAAAGAGTGGCGTGAACTTAATACCCGCTGGTATCAGTTTGGTGCATTTGCTCCTTTATTCCGGGCTCATGGTCAGTTCCCATACCGTGAAGTATATAATATTGCTCCTGATAATCATCCTGCTTATCAGTCAATAGTGTATTATACCAAGCTACGCTATAGTATGATGCCATATATTTATTCACTTGCCGGGATGACTTATTTCAAGGATTACACTATAATGCGTGCCTTGGTGATGGATTTTGAAAAGGATGTTAAGGTTAATAATATTGGTGATCAGTATATGTTTGGCCCTGCGCTGATGGTTTGTCCGGTATACCAATATGGAGCTCGTTCACGAGAAATCTATTTCCCGGAGACAACTGGATGGTATGACTTCTATACCGGTAAGTATATTCGTGGAGGACAAAAGTTGAATATTGCTGCTCCTTACGAACGAATTCCTCTTTTTGTTCGCGAAGGTGCTATCATTCCTTTTGGTCCTGATATGCAGTATTCAAATGAAAAGCCTGCTGATAAGATAACATTATTCGTTTATGGTGGTAAAGATGGTTCTTTTAAATTGTATGAAGATGAAGGCGATAATTATAATTATGAGAAAGGTAAATATGCTGCTATTGAATTTACCTACAATGAACTTTCAAAAACGTTGATAATTGGCGATAGAAAAGGAGAATTTAATGGAATGCTTAAAAACCGTACGTTTAATGTGGTGTATGTTAATCAGGCTAATTCAAAAGCATTTGATTTAAAAGAAAAGGGCAAGACGGTAAAATATAACGGCACTAAGCAAGTTATAAAACTATAA